In the Candidatus Rhodoblastus alkanivorans genome, one interval contains:
- a CDS encoding DUF2852 domain-containing protein, with product MNCSQHAGAHRGHRGCMRWKPIEIAAIILGFIFFWPVGLALLGWKIYQSKTRYAGDFGQFAQEKWGEFERRAGLGGMARDFAGGWGASSGNAAFDEWRKAELERLEEERRKIHEAEKAFYDYLEGLRRARDREEFERFMASRASQGAPNSPPEHKDS from the coding sequence ATGAACTGCTCACAACATGCTGGTGCGCATCGTGGTCATCGCGGCTGCATGCGCTGGAAGCCGATCGAAATCGCGGCGATCATCCTTGGCTTCATCTTCTTCTGGCCGGTCGGGCTCGCCCTGCTGGGCTGGAAAATCTACCAGAGCAAGACTCGCTATGCGGGCGATTTCGGCCAGTTCGCCCAGGAAAAATGGGGCGAATTCGAAAGGCGCGCCGGGCTTGGCGGAATGGCGCGCGATTTCGCCGGCGGCTGGGGCGCGTCGAGCGGCAACGCCGCCTTCGATGAATGGCGCAAGGCCGAACTGGAGCGCCTGGAGGAAGAGCGCCGCAAGATCCACGAGGCGGAAAAAGCCTTTTACGACTATCTCGAAGGCCTGCGCCGCGCCCGCGACCGCGAGGAATTCGAGCGTTTCATGGCGAGCCGCGCTTCGCAGGGCGCGCCAAACAGCCCGCCGGAACACAAGGATTCCTGA
- a CDS encoding extensin family protein: MARRGLTFLLFVIGLGGLAGCSKFERAQRPAWRARAENVCFADHRVAFSAYVRPASHEIDGPSICGLTRPLKVTALQDGAVMFNSTQTLDCSMVAELNQWLAEVVQPAAEARFRQKVVEIESMGSYNCRSMNHQFGARLSEHSFGNAIDIGGYRLADGRKITYVHDWTHGDQQTQAFLRDLHGGACQLFTTVLSPGSNPFHYNHMHVDLAMHGMRSTGPRHICRPARQNTIAPQPRDNLPETPDFDDDLDVAQAGAPRERPALAMRGESLAVSGAAPDLIRRRWRASLLAQTERILAQSPPPPPPRRPGDLRPVTLHAELSAQYPYPAPPRRESHGAIRRDGVYVPEGGPSDFDLH, encoded by the coding sequence ATGGCGCGTCGCGGTCTTACTTTCCTCTTGTTCGTCATCGGGCTCGGCGGCCTCGCCGGATGCTCGAAATTCGAGCGCGCCCAACGCCCGGCCTGGCGCGCGCGGGCCGAGAATGTCTGTTTCGCCGACCATCGCGTCGCCTTTTCGGCCTATGTCCGGCCAGCGTCGCATGAGATCGACGGCCCGTCGATCTGCGGCCTGACCCGGCCGCTCAAGGTCACCGCGCTGCAGGACGGCGCGGTGATGTTCAACTCGACCCAGACGCTGGACTGCTCGATGGTGGCGGAGCTCAACCAATGGCTGGCCGAAGTGGTCCAGCCGGCGGCCGAGGCCCGTTTCCGCCAAAAGGTCGTCGAGATCGAGTCGATGGGCTCCTATAATTGCCGCTCCATGAACCACCAGTTCGGCGCGCGGCTCTCGGAACATTCCTTCGGCAACGCCATCGACATCGGCGGCTACCGCCTCGCCGATGGACGCAAGATCACCTATGTCCACGACTGGACCCACGGCGACCAGCAGACGCAGGCCTTCCTGCGCGATCTTCACGGCGGCGCCTGCCAACTCTTCACGACGGTGCTCAGCCCCGGTTCAAATCCGTTCCACTACAATCACATGCATGTCGATCTGGCGATGCATGGCATGCGCTCGACGGGGCCGCGCCACATCTGCCGGCCGGCGCGGCAGAACACGATCGCGCCGCAGCCCAGGGACAATCTGCCGGAGACGCCGGATTTCGACGACGATCTCGACGTCGCTCAGGCTGGCGCGCCGCGCGAGCGGCCGGCGCTTGCGATGCGCGGTGAAAGCCTGGCGGTCTCAGGCGCGGCGCCGGACCTGATCCGCCGCCGGTGGCGCGCGTCGCTTCTGGCGCAGACGGAGCGCATTCTGGCGCAATCGCCGCCACCGCCGCCGCCGCGCCGCCCCGGCGACCTGCGCCCGGTCACGCTCCATGCCGAATTGAGCGCCCAATATCCATATCCGGCGCCGCCGCGCCGCGAATCCCATGGCGCGATCCGGCGTGACGGCGTTTATGTCCCCGAAGGGGGCCCGTCCGATTTCGACCTGCATTAG